The following are encoded together in the Osmia lignaria lignaria isolate PbOS001 chromosome 13, iyOsmLign1, whole genome shotgun sequence genome:
- the LOC117602435 gene encoding uncharacterized protein LOC117602435: MHILKLNLFLNSAGFSKFNFLNKVLMNQPIFTSRQFATTTLLQTEKSKPGKKEESTRMKQFHKKLRLQPIPRVPPRERFVDLVLVETNPKNGEAITDSEKDPTKWGDWQNGGRVTDF; encoded by the exons ATGCATATTTTAAagctaaatttatttttaaatagtgCTGGTTTCAGTAAgtttaactttttaaataaagttttaATGAATCAGCCAATTTTCACATCCAGACAATTTGCAAcaa ctACTTTATTACAAACTGAGAAATCAAAGCCAGGTAAAAAAGAGGAATCAACAAGAATGAAACAGTTTCATAAGAAATTAAGATTGCAACCCATACCAA GAGTACCGCCACGAGAACGATTTGTAGATTTGGTATTAGTAGAAACTAATCCAAAGAATGGAGAAGCAATAACAGATAGCGAGAAAGATCCAACAAAGTGGGGAGATTGGCAAAACGGTGGACGAGTGACcgacttttaa
- the LOC117602434 gene encoding succinate dehydrogenase assembly factor 4, mitochondrial isoform X1: MVRIMFAPNVLKFGDLLKVNHEIRKSSIKLFHTQFQILFSKENETTESPRIREFRKKLRERTPIEKLEELEEGKHPYQEKEPLKPFPNNINPETGEIGGPRGPEPTRYGDWERKGRVTDF; the protein is encoded by the exons ATGgttagaattatgtttgctcCAAACGTTTTAAAATTTGgtgatttattaaaagtaaatcATGAAATTAGAAAATCCTCAATCAAACTTTTCCACACAC aatttcaaatacTGTTTTCAAAGGAAAATGAAACAACTGAAAGTCCAAGAATCCGCGAATTTAGAAAAAAGCTAAGGGAGCGGACACCCATAG AAAAATTAGAAGAACTGGAAGAAGGAAAACATCCTTATCAAGAAAAAGAACCTTTGAAACCATTTCCAAACAATATTAATCCAGAAACAGGTGAAATAGGAGGCCCACGTGGACCAGAACCAACTCGATATGGTGATTGGGAAAGAAAAGGCAGAGTAACAGATTTTTAG
- the LOC117602434 gene encoding succinate dehydrogenase assembly factor 4, mitochondrial isoform X2 produces the protein MKLENPQSNFSTHDANCFSEFQILFSKENETTESPRIREFRKKLRERTPIEKLEELEEGKHPYQEKEPLKPFPNNINPETGEIGGPRGPEPTRYGDWERKGRVTDF, from the exons ATGAAATTAGAAAATCCTCAATCAAACTTTTCCACACAC GATGCTAATTgtttttcagaatttcaaatacTGTTTTCAAAGGAAAATGAAACAACTGAAAGTCCAAGAATCCGCGAATTTAGAAAAAAGCTAAGGGAGCGGACACCCATAG AAAAATTAGAAGAACTGGAAGAAGGAAAACATCCTTATCAAGAAAAAGAACCTTTGAAACCATTTCCAAACAATATTAATCCAGAAACAGGTGAAATAGGAGGCCCACGTGGACCAGAACCAACTCGATATGGTGATTGGGAAAGAAAAGGCAGAGTAACAGATTTTTAG
- the LOC117602430 gene encoding pyruvate dehydrogenase E1 component subunit beta, mitochondrial isoform X1, whose amino-acid sequence MMLFLHYLRSSILSNISCNFWKQNYRFIKKMTIRNALNSALDEELARDEKVFIMGEEVAEYDGAYKVTKNLWKKYGDKRLIDTPITEAGFCGVAIGAALAGLKPICEFMTFNFSLQAIDRVVNGAAKTCYMTAGKLPVPIVFRGPNGNAKGLAAQHSQCLASWYMSVPGLKVMSPSTCEDYRGCLKAAVRDPDPVVILESEVLYNFEFPVSDEAMDKDFTIPIGKAKIEKPGKDITLTSHGQSTMYTMQAAEILAGQGIEAEVINLRSLRPIDWDTIFKSITKTHRLMTVELGWPTCGVGSEIVATVMENPVFFQLDAPAVRCTGIDVPMPYAETIEYECVPKDHHIADFAKKVCGVKA is encoded by the coding sequence ATGAtgttatttttacattatttgagAAGTAGTATACTGTCAAATATATCATGTAATTTTTGGAAACAAAATTAtagattcattaaaaaaatgaCTATAAGAAATGCATTAAATTCAGCTCTTGACGAAGAGTTAGCTCGTGATGAAAAAGTATTTATTATGGGGGAAGAAGTTGCAGAATATGATGGTGCATATAAAGTAACAAAAAATCTTTGGAAAAAATATGGAGATAAAAGATTAATTGACACGCCTATAACAGAAGCTGGTTTTTGTGGTGTAGCTATCGGGGCTGCACTTGCTGGTTTAAAACCGATATGTGAATTTATGACATTTAATTTCTCATTACAAGCTATTGATCGTGTAGTAAATGGGGCTGCTAAAACTTGTTACATGACTGCTGGAAAGTTGCCTGTACCGATTGTATTTCGTGGTCCAAATGGTAATGCTAAAGGTTTGGCAGCACAACATTCTCAGTGTCTTGCATCATGGTATATGAGCGTGCCTGGCTTAAAAGTTATGTCACCTTCAACTTGCGAAGATTATAGAGGATGTTTAAAAGCTGCTGTTAGAGATCCTGATCCAGTTGTGATTTTAGAAAGTGAAGTGctttataattttgaatttcctGTATCAGATGAAGCTATGGACAAAGATTTTACGATACCTATTGGTAAAGCTAAAATTGAAAAACCTGGCAAAGATATTACTTTAACGTCACACGGCCAAAGTACTATGTATACGATGCAAGCAGCTGAAATCCTAGCGGGACAAGGAATAGAAGCAGAAGTgattaatttacgttctcttagGCCAATAGATTGGgatacaatttttaaatcaattacAAAAACCCATAGACTAATGACTGTAGAACTTGGATGGCCAACATGTGGTGTTGGTTCTGAAATTGTAGCAACAGTAATGGAAAATCCAGTATTTTTTCAACTTGATGCACCAGCTGTTCGTTGCACTGGTATCGATGTACCTATGCCATACGCGGAAACTATTGAATATGAATGTGTACCCAAAGATCACCATATTGCAGATTTTGCTAAAAAAGTTTGTGGTGTAAAAGCATAA
- the LOC117602430 gene encoding pyruvate dehydrogenase E1 component subunit beta, mitochondrial isoform X2, with protein MTIRNALNSALDEELARDEKVFIMGEEVAEYDGAYKVTKNLWKKYGDKRLIDTPITEAGFCGVAIGAALAGLKPICEFMTFNFSLQAIDRVVNGAAKTCYMTAGKLPVPIVFRGPNGNAKGLAAQHSQCLASWYMSVPGLKVMSPSTCEDYRGCLKAAVRDPDPVVILESEVLYNFEFPVSDEAMDKDFTIPIGKAKIEKPGKDITLTSHGQSTMYTMQAAEILAGQGIEAEVINLRSLRPIDWDTIFKSITKTHRLMTVELGWPTCGVGSEIVATVMENPVFFQLDAPAVRCTGIDVPMPYAETIEYECVPKDHHIADFAKKVCGVKA; from the coding sequence atgaCTATAAGAAATGCATTAAATTCAGCTCTTGACGAAGAGTTAGCTCGTGATGAAAAAGTATTTATTATGGGGGAAGAAGTTGCAGAATATGATGGTGCATATAAAGTAACAAAAAATCTTTGGAAAAAATATGGAGATAAAAGATTAATTGACACGCCTATAACAGAAGCTGGTTTTTGTGGTGTAGCTATCGGGGCTGCACTTGCTGGTTTAAAACCGATATGTGAATTTATGACATTTAATTTCTCATTACAAGCTATTGATCGTGTAGTAAATGGGGCTGCTAAAACTTGTTACATGACTGCTGGAAAGTTGCCTGTACCGATTGTATTTCGTGGTCCAAATGGTAATGCTAAAGGTTTGGCAGCACAACATTCTCAGTGTCTTGCATCATGGTATATGAGCGTGCCTGGCTTAAAAGTTATGTCACCTTCAACTTGCGAAGATTATAGAGGATGTTTAAAAGCTGCTGTTAGAGATCCTGATCCAGTTGTGATTTTAGAAAGTGAAGTGctttataattttgaatttcctGTATCAGATGAAGCTATGGACAAAGATTTTACGATACCTATTGGTAAAGCTAAAATTGAAAAACCTGGCAAAGATATTACTTTAACGTCACACGGCCAAAGTACTATGTATACGATGCAAGCAGCTGAAATCCTAGCGGGACAAGGAATAGAAGCAGAAGTgattaatttacgttctcttagGCCAATAGATTGGgatacaatttttaaatcaattacAAAAACCCATAGACTAATGACTGTAGAACTTGGATGGCCAACATGTGGTGTTGGTTCTGAAATTGTAGCAACAGTAATGGAAAATCCAGTATTTTTTCAACTTGATGCACCAGCTGTTCGTTGCACTGGTATCGATGTACCTATGCCATACGCGGAAACTATTGAATATGAATGTGTACCCAAAGATCACCATATTGCAGATTTTGCTAAAAAAGTTTGTGGTGTAAAAGCATAA
- the PIG-V gene encoding phosphatidylinositol glycan anchor biosynthesis class V gives MYSPRRKIFWFAIISRIVILILQFIFNILCPDHRADAFKSFTSNSEQVSIYDTIITFLFSGLTRWDGEYFIHISKYGYTYENTLAFYPLYPLLIRIVATPIKKIFFVLNLHSSIILAATLINFVCFIKSAVTFYDLSKTVLKNTNTSYRAAIFYCINPATIFFSAIYTESLFAYLSFYSMLRSIKLDPYVSFPIGLSILTRSNGMINIGFPIYFRLQNLAYSYLIKHTNFSLKTLCQFIFKLTTLRSICVMFNTIIISIIPFVLLQMYNYITFCIPNLNYTFIPEHITNYGIKNNLVLSGSNNSEWCSLKIPVAYGYIQKKYWNVGFLNYYELKQIPNFILAIPILYIMIRCIKEYFFVHKRYFYTFGFIPNIQNEKQIKIKEYPIEMLVFVSHGLFLTVFCILFVHIQVSTRLISSASPLIYWYCALTYTPHSINNKAYESEENACSKWRVFFLKQKKYALRDKLILFYFLGYTVIGCFMFSNFLPWT, from the coding sequence ATGTACAGTCCAAGAAGAAAGATATTTTGGTTTGCAATAATTAGTAgaatagtaattttaattttacaatttatttttaatattctatgcCCTGATCATCGCGCAGATGCATTTAAAAGTTTCACAAGTAATTCTGAACAAGTTTCAATATACGATactataattacatttttatttagcGGTCTCACGCGATGGGATGgtgaatattttatacatatttcaaaatatggtTACACATATGAAAACACTTTAGCTTTTTATCCATTATACCCTCTATTGATTCGAATTGTTGCTACTCCTATTAAGAAGATATTTTTTGTATTGAATCTTCATAGTTCTATCATTCTTGCAGCTACATTGATTAATTTTGTGTGCTTCATTAAATCTGCTGTTACGTTTTATGATCTTAGTAAGACggtattaaaaaatacaaatacgtCCTACAGAGCagcaatattttattgtataaatCCAGCTACCATATTCTTTTCTGCTATTTACACAGAATCTTTATTTgcttatttatcattttatagCATGTTGAGATCTATTAAATTAGATCCGTACGTATCTTTTCCAATAGGTTTGTCCATTCTTACAAGATCAAACGGTATGATTAATATTGGATTTCCTATATATTTTAGATTACAAAATTTAGCCTATAGTTATTTAATAAAGCacacaaatttttcattaaaaacattATGTCAATTTATATTCAAACTAACAACTTTAAGAAGCATCTGTGTAAtgtttaatacaataattatatcaATCATTCCATTTGTTCTGTTGCAAATgtataattatattacattcTGTATTCCAAATTTAAACTACACATTTATTCCTGAACATATTACTAATTatggtataaaaaataatttagtattATCAGGTAGCAACAATAGCGAGTGGTGCAGTTTAAAAATTCCAGTAGCATATGGTTACATACAGAAAAAATATTGGAATGTaggatttttaaattattatgaattaaaaCAAATACCAAATTTTATTCTAGCAATTCCAATACTTTATATTATGATTAGATGTATTAAGGAATACTTTTTTGTACATAAgagatatttttatacatttggATTTATCCCAAATATTCAAAACGAGAAACAGATAAAAATCAAGGAATATCCAATAGAAATGTTAGTATTTGTTAGTCATGGTTTATTTTTAACCGTATTTTGTATTCTTTTTGTACACATTCAAGTAAGCACACGTTTGATAAGTTCAGCGAGTCCATTGATATATTGGTATTGTGCTTTAACGTATACTCCTCATTCGATTAATAACAAGGCATATGAAAGCGAAGAAAATGCATGTTCCAAATGGAGAGTATTTTTCCTTAAACAGAAAAAATATGCTTTACGAGATAAACTTATACTATTCTACTTTTTAGGATATACAGTTATAGGTTGTTTCATGTTTTCGAACTTCTTACCATGGACATGA